From Pseudobdellovibrio exovorus JSS, a single genomic window includes:
- the grxD gene encoding Grx4 family monothiol glutaredoxin: MSDAKTKIEALLNSNKVVLFMKGTQQFPMCGFSARATAILQDMGVEFKDVNVLDDEEIRQGIKDYGNWPTIPQLYIDKKLIGGSDIMMEMYQAGELQSLLKN; the protein is encoded by the coding sequence ATGTCAGATGCTAAAACAAAAATCGAAGCGCTACTTAACAGCAACAAAGTTGTCCTTTTCATGAAAGGCACTCAACAATTTCCAATGTGTGGATTCTCTGCACGTGCAACGGCTATCTTACAAGATATGGGCGTTGAGTTTAAAGATGTTAATGTTTTGGATGACGAAGAAATTCGCCAAGGCATTAAAGACTACGGCAACTGGCCCACAATTCCACAATTGTACATTGATAAAAAACTTATCGGTGGCAGCGACATTATGATGGAAATGTACCAAGCCGGCGAATTACAAAGCCTTCTTAAAAACTAA
- a CDS encoding YgaP family membrane protein: MLCNTALWDRAIRFLLAVGLLSYAIAGGPMWFWPVGLYLLLTSAWGLCPLYAFFKIRTLK, from the coding sequence ATGCTTTGCAATACAGCCCTATGGGACCGTGCCATTCGATTTCTTCTAGCGGTAGGACTACTCAGTTATGCCATCGCTGGTGGACCTATGTGGTTTTGGCCTGTTGGGCTTTACCTCTTGCTGACGTCAGCATGGGGCTTATGTCCTCTGTACGCATTTTTTAAAATCAGAACTCTGAAGTAA